A part of Solibacillus sp. FSL H8-0538 genomic DNA contains:
- a CDS encoding GNAT family N-acetyltransferase has product MELVFYNETLRTAIESYTLTEEQLQFTISPMEALKLVKKDADRFPILAMEQEKLVTFFILHKKGGVKEFSDNPHAILLRSFSTDFHEQGKGFARQSLMQLPEFMKIHFPEINEIVLCVNSGNAVARRLYEKCGYIDTEERRNGRWGELIVMSYCL; this is encoded by the coding sequence ATGGAGTTAGTCTTTTATAATGAAACATTACGTACTGCGATTGAAAGCTACACATTAACGGAAGAACAGCTACAATTCACGATATCACCGATGGAAGCATTGAAATTAGTGAAAAAGGATGCTGATCGCTTTCCTATTCTCGCCATGGAGCAGGAAAAGCTTGTTACGTTTTTTATTTTACATAAAAAGGGTGGCGTAAAAGAGTTTTCAGATAATCCTCATGCGATTTTGCTACGAAGTTTTTCAACGGATTTTCATGAGCAAGGAAAAGGTTTTGCTAGGCAATCTTTAATGCAGCTACCTGAATTCATGAAAATTCATTTCCCAGAAATCAATGAAATTGTACTTTGTGTGAATAGTGGAAATGCGGTTGCACGGCGCTTGTATGAAAAGTGTGGCTATATTGATACAGAAGAGCGTCGAAATGGACGTTGGGGTGAACTAATTGTAATGAGCTATTGTTTGTGA
- a CDS encoding GNAT family N-acetyltransferase, with translation MFGIKIEEDLYLGLLEKRHANELFELTHGSRSYLREWLPWVDLTKSVGDSEDFIKMTLEQFAGNGGFQLAICYKGKIAGVIGLHNINWSNKSTSIGYWLGEGFQGKGLMVKSCAAVIRYCFEDMNLNRIEIRVATSNKKSKAIPEKLGFQKEGCLRDAEWLYDKFTDHYVFSLLEKDFRM, from the coding sequence TTGTTTGGAATTAAAATTGAAGAAGATTTATATTTAGGTCTTTTAGAAAAAAGACACGCCAATGAATTATTTGAATTAACGCATGGTTCGAGGAGTTATTTACGTGAATGGTTACCATGGGTAGATTTAACAAAATCTGTAGGGGATTCGGAAGATTTCATCAAAATGACATTAGAACAATTTGCTGGTAATGGTGGCTTCCAATTAGCGATTTGTTATAAAGGGAAAATTGCAGGTGTAATAGGTTTGCATAATATTAATTGGTCTAATAAATCTACTTCTATTGGTTACTGGCTAGGAGAAGGATTCCAAGGAAAAGGATTGATGGTGAAATCATGTGCAGCAGTTATTCGATATTGTTTTGAGGATATGAATCTAAATCGAATAGAAATTCGAGTAGCAACTTCTAACAAGAAAAGTAAGGCTATTCCTGAAAAGTTAGGTTTTCAGAAAGAAGGGTGTTTACGAGATGCCGAATGGTTATATGATAAATTCACTGACCATTATGTTTTTAGCCTACTTGAAAAGGATTTTAGAATGTAA
- a CDS encoding NUDIX hydrolase, with amino-acid sequence MLNEVNDLPMDKRIASVHCIPITENGSIVMAWDNEEQLLTTIGGRIDAALKREAMEEEGIIIGTERVPFASWYWKSSDTYTIWYLVKVEKFLPHPFDCEKSGYVIFNLETAKQLISKTEPDNDNRIQILNMAYDKVKLLNW; translated from the coding sequence ATGTTAAATGAGGTTAATGATCTCCCGATGGATAAAAGAATTGCTAGTGTACATTGTATTCCGATTACTGAGAATGGTTCAATTGTTATGGCTTGGGACAATGAAGAACAATTATTAACAACTATTGGGGGGAGAATTGATGCAGCATTAAAGCGAGAAGCAATGGAAGAAGAAGGAATTATAATTGGTACTGAAAGGGTTCCATTTGCTTCTTGGTATTGGAAATCCTCAGATACTTATACAATTTGGTATTTAGTGAAAGTGGAAAAATTTTTGCCTCATCCTTTTGATTGTGAGAAATCAGGGTATGTAATATTTAACCTAGAAACAGCTAAGCAATTAATTTCCAAAACAGAACCTGACAATGACAATAGAATTCAAATTCTAAATATGGCATATGACAAAGTTAAACTGCTTAATTGGTAA